The Microcaecilia unicolor chromosome 13, aMicUni1.1, whole genome shotgun sequence genome has a window encoding:
- the LOC115456834 gene encoding uncharacterized protein LOC115456834 produces MEEDMPPEDMPPRYRKPKFSRGDRLLLAELFLPVEEQLFPTPGKRPNLRRKTASWAAILRRFNQKASYPREIEDLKKKARELRQKEREWLRTVQAGIDSAKAMVAASKNVVDVPNVFLPPPVPNPFVFSPLLPQGDQDMNSIMEVPLAQPLDFTGSAVEQALTGRAGFAGGLRPPPIEPSFETAGNTALLHKILQRVDDMQENFRGMVSEVQDLAFTHHEEILYKLESISFNQDIMLSNQEKILSAFEWIAQALVPQAPPP; encoded by the exons ATGGAGGAGGATATGCCACCAGAGGATATGCCACCCAGGTACAGGAAGCCAAAGTTCTCCCGTGGAGATCGCCTACTGCTTGCTGAGCTTTTCTTGCCGGTGGAGGAGCAACTTTTCCCAACTCCTGGGAAGCGCCCTAATCTGCGTAGAAAGACAGCTTCCTGGGCAGCCATCCTCCGGCGTTTCAACCAGAAAGCCAGCTATCCCCGGGAGATTGAAGATCTGAAAAAGAAGGCCCGAGAGCTGAGGCAGAAAGAAAGGGAATGGTTGCGTACAGTGCAAG cagGTATTGACAGTGCAAAGGCGATGGTGGCAGCCAGTAAGAATGTTGTTGATGTCCCAAATGTTTTTCTTCCTCCCCCTGTCCCTAATCCATTTGTATTTTCCCCACTTTTGCCCCAGGGAGATCAGGATATGAATTCTATCATGGAGGTCCCTCTGGCACAGCCTTTAGATTTTACAGGGTCTGCAGTGGAACAGGCTCTAACTGGTAGGGCTGGGTTTGCTGGAGGTCTTCGGCCACCGCCAATAGAGCCCAGCTTTGAAACAGCTGGAAACACAGCTCTGCTGCACAAGATTCTGCAGAGAGTTGACGACATGCAGGAAAACTTCAGGGGGATGGTGTCAGAGGTGCAGGACTTGGCATTCACTCATCACGAGGAGATTCTTTACAAGTTGGAAAGCATTTCTTTCAATCAAGATATAATGCTTTCCAATCAGGAAAAGATTCTTTCTGCTTTCGAATGGATTGCCCAGGCCCTTGTTCCTCAGGCTCCACCCCCTTAA